In the genome of Spodoptera frugiperda isolate SF20-4 chromosome 22, AGI-APGP_CSIRO_Sfru_2.0, whole genome shotgun sequence, one region contains:
- the LOC118280048 gene encoding aldo-keto reductase AKR2E4-like: MAMLTSVLTVFIAISAVTANVPTLKLHDGHDIPALALGTWLGFNSKGRVEPTADEVERAVSWAIDAGYRHIDTAFIYKVEDQVGRALAAKVAQGVKREDLFITTKLWNDKHAQSAVVPALRQSLASLGLEYVDLYLIHWPVAKFQSNGTYDYTDYVETWRGMMEAKSLGLTRSIGVSNFNQQQIDRILEQGLEKPTVLQVEINLNLQQPELLAYCARQDIRVMGYTPFGSLFYHKAQETAPPPRVDDPALVEIANKYNKTVPQVALRYLVELGVIPIPKSLTKSRIEQNLQVFDFSLSAAERELLRRFDRGYRTIPQYKWLDHPYYPFEKKNQDE, translated from the exons ATGGCCATGTTAACTAGTGTTTTGACTGTTTTCATTGCAATATCG GCGGTGACAGCGAATGTGCCCACCCTGAAACTGCACGATGGGCATGACATACCCGCGCTTGCACTAGGCACCTGGCTGGGTTTTAACTCAAAg GGCCGCGTTGAGCCGACAGCAGACGAGGTGGAGCGCGCCGTCTCCTGGGCGATAGACGCGGGCTACCGGCACATCGACACCGCCTTCATCTACAAGGTGGAAGACCAGGTCGGCAGGGCGCTCGCCGCCAAGGTCGCGCAGGGAGTCAAGAGGGAAGACCTGTTTATCACTACCAAG CTATGGAACGACAAGCACGCGCAGAGTGCGGTGGTGCCGGCGCTGCGGCAGTCGCTGGCCAGTCTCGGCCTGGAGTACGTGGACCTCTACCTGATCCACTGGCCTGTGG CCAAATTCCAGTCGAACGGTACCTACGACTACACGGACTACGTGGAGACCTGGCGCGGCATGATGGAAGCCAAGAGCCTCGGCCTCACCAGGTCCATCGGAGTCTCCAACTTCAACCAGCAGCAGATCGACCGGATCCTCGAGCAGGGCTTGGAGAAACCCACTGTTCTGCAAGTTGAG ATAAACCTGAACCTGCAGCAGCCGGAGCTGCTGGCATACTGCGCGCGGCAGGACATCCGCGTGATGGGGTACACGCCCTTCGGGTCCCTGTTCTACCACAAGGCGCAGGAGACCGCACCGCCACCCAG ggTTGACGACCCGGCGCTGGTGGAGATCGCCAACAAGTACAATAAGACAGTGCCTCAGGTCGCCCTTCGATACCTA GTGGAACTAGGCGTGATTCCAATCCCGAAGTCGTTGACGAAGTCCCGCATCGAGCAGAACCTGCAGGTGTTCGACTTCAGCCTGTCGGCGGCGGAGCGCGAGCTGCTGCGGCGCTTCGACAGGGGCTACCGGACCATCCCGCAGTACAAGTGGCTCGACCATCCCTACTACCCTTTTGAGAAGAAGAACCAAGATGAATGA
- the LOC118279885 gene encoding uncharacterized protein LOC118279885 — translation MTEEMFYRRQVSRQHLEVLAQYMERYPPLALASARSREGHIQSKRMWEKIARTLNRIDENVTKSGKCWARYWIDLKFKIRRKYAVIQKCLAEGTHCAVHLNPLEERIIKILTDEEGNLLPTASVYHQMKSYHPLHYPLKGAAKTNGLDIKEKNTKIDDSGGLDIPDDQSQDDYLVTSSPVTEHIDLPPSDIKPNISLMKQDTDPILITEEKKSVEELRRELVEFELKKQKELFEMEKKFKKEKHEMEMSILRLKKQLMVKELKKL, via the exons ATGACCGAGGAGATGTTCTACCGGCGCCAAGTGTCGCGGCAGCACCTGGAGGTGCTGGCTCAGTACATGGAGCGCTACCCGCCGCTGGCGCTGGCCAGTGCGCGCTCCCGGGAGGGGCACATACAGTCCAAGAGGATGTGGGAGAAGATCGCCCGGACCCTGAATAGGATTGATGAGAATGTTACGAAGAGTGGCAAGTGTTGGGCTAGG TACTGGATCGATCTCAAATTCAAGATCAGGAGGAAGTATGCCGTTATACAGAAATGTCTGGCGGAGGGCACCCACTGCGCAGTCCACCTGAACCCTCTGGAGGAGAGGATCATCAAGATCCTCACGGACGAGGAGGGGAACCTGCTGCCCACTGCCTCGGTATACCATCAGATGAAGAGCTACCACCCTTTGCATTACCCATTGAAAGGAGCGGCG AAAACCAACGGTCTGGACATCAAAgagaaaaacacaaaaatagacGACAGCGGGGGCCTCGACATACCCGACGACCAATCACAGGACGACTACCTAGTGACGTCATCCCCCGTCACTGAACACATAGACTTACCCCCCTCGGACATCAAACCCAACATAAGTTTAATGAAACAGGACACAGACCCGATCCTAATCACAGAAGAGAAGAAATCAGTAGAAGAATTGAGAAGGGAGTTAGTGGAGTTTGAGTTAAAAAAGCAGAAAGAGTTGTTTGAGATGGAGAAAAAGTTTAAGAAAGAGAAACATGAGATGGAGATGTCTATTCTGAGGTTGAAGAAGCAGTTGATGGTCAAAGAGTTGAAGAAGTTATAA